Proteins found in one Cheilinus undulatus linkage group 9, ASM1832078v1, whole genome shotgun sequence genomic segment:
- the LOC121514791 gene encoding E3 ubiquitin-protein ligase TRIM21-like, with translation MLWFPEVVEMSAASCLLTEDQFLCSICLDVFTDPVALSCGHNFCQNCITEHWDSNVSCHCPNCKEMFSTRPQLKINTFIKEMAAQFRQSAQQKSSSSSSERQVSKPGEVPCDVCTGTKVKALKSCLVCLVSYCETHLEPHQTVPRLQRHQLMDPVENLEERMCIKHDKLLEMFCRNDQRCVCMMCTILGHKTHDVVPLKEECEGKKAKLGKREAEIQQMIQKRRVKIEELKHSVELSDENADREIAEGVGVFNALMETAERKLNLLINSIKEKQREMEKQAEGFIRELEQEISELEKRRAEVEQLSRSEDHLQLLQNFTSLNAAPPTKDWTEVRVHPPSYEGTVVRAVKQLEETISEQMKKLFEAELKRVQQYEVDVTLDPDTASPWLILSDDGKQVYDSDVRKDLPENPGRFDWCNNVFSKQSFSSGRFYYEVQVKGKTDWDLGVARESIKRKGKIKLSPQNGFWTIWLRNENEYEACADPSVHLSLQSGPEKVGAFVDYEEGLVSFYDVDAAALIYSFTGCSFTEKIYPIFNPGFTSVPLIISPVSHNK, from the coding sequence GTTGTAGAGATGTCTGCTGCCAGCTGTCTGCTGACTGAAGATCAGTTCCTGTGCTCCATCTGTCTGGATGTCTTCACTGATCCTGTTGCCTTATCATGTGGACACAACTTCTGTCAAAACTGCATCACTGAACACTGGGATAGTAATGTCTCCTGTCATTGTCCCAACTGTAAAGAGATGTTCTCCACCAGACCACAGCTGAAGATCAACACCTTCATCAAGGAGATGGCTGCTCAGTTCAGACAGTCAGCTCAGCAGaaatccagcagcagcagctcagagagACAAGTTTCCAAACCAGGAGAAGTTCCCTGTGACGTCTGCACTGGAACCAAAGTGAAGGCCCTGAAGTCCTGCCTGGTGTGTCTGGTCTCTTACTGTGAGACTCACCTGGAGCCTCATCAAACTGTGCCACGCCTGCAAAGACATCAGCTGATGGACCCTGTGGAGAACCTGGAAGAAAGGATGTGCATAAAGCATGACAAACTGCTTGAAATGTTCTGCAGGAACGACCAGAGGTGTGTCTGCATGATGTGCACCATTCTAGGCCATAAGACTCATGATGTTGTTCCTCTGAAAGAAGAATGTGAAGGAAAGAAGGCCAAGCTGGGGAAGAGAGAGGCTGAAATTCAGCAGATGATCCAGAAGAGACGAGTGAAGATTGAAGAGCTCAAACACTCAgtggagctcagtgatgagaacGCAGACAGAGAGATAGCAGAAGGTGTTGGAGTCTTCAATGCACTGATGgagacagctgagaggaagctAAATCTGCTCATTAACAGCAtcaaagagaagcagagagagatggagaaacAGGCTGAAGGCTTCATCAGAGAGCTGGAACAGGAAATCTCTGAGCTGGAGAAGAGACGTGCTGAGGTGGAGCAGCTCTCACGCTCTGAAGACCACCTCCAACTCCTCCAGAACTTCACGTCTCTGAACGCTGCTCCACCCaccaaggactggactgaagtCAGAGTCCATCCACCTTCATATGAGGGGACTGTGGTGAGAGCTGtgaagcagctggaggagacCATCAGTGAACAGATGAAGAAGCTGTTTGAGGCCGAGCTGAAGAGAGTCCAGCAGTATGAGGTGGATGTGACACTAGATCCTGATACAGCGAGTCCCTGGCTGATCCTGTCTGATGATGGGAAACAAGTTTATGATAGTGATGTGAGGAAAGATCTCCCAGAAAATCCAGGGAGATTTGATTGGTGTAACAATGTCTTTTCCAAGCAGAGTTTCTCTTCAGGCAGATTTTACTACGAGGTTCAGGTTAAAGGGAAGACTGACTGGGATTTAGGAGTGGCCAGAGAGTCGATCAAAAGGAAGGGAAAAATCAAACTGTCTCCTCAGAACGGTTTCTGGACGATATGGTTGAGGAATGAAAATGAGTACGAAGCTTGTGCTGACCCATCAGTCCATCTCTCTCTGCAGTCTGGTCCTGAGAAGGTGGGGGCGTTTGTGGATTATGAGGAGGGTCTGGTCTCCTTTTATGACGTtgatgctgcagctctgatctaCTCCTTTACTGGCTGCTCCTTCACTGAGAAAATCTACCCAATATTTAATCCTGGTTTTACCTCTGTTCCTCTGATTATCTCTCCTGTCAGTCACAACAAGTAG